DNA from Chionomys nivalis chromosome 11, mChiNiv1.1, whole genome shotgun sequence:
GTTCACTTGTTCTCATTAAGCATAGTTTGCTTGAAAACCTTTTGCTGCCTCTTCTCCACTGTCTCCAACTGTGGGTTCATGCTGGGCCTTTGTTCCGTACCCAGAATTCCTCGCCACcctctctttgtgtctctttgGAATTGTGGACTTCATTAGAACCCTGTACCTCCATGCTCATTGCCTTCTAGACAGTGATATACTGGAACGCCTGTATCCTTCTTAACTAGCCTACACTGGGGATATCAGTTTATTGCTTATTAGCCCCTAACCCAATACCCAATACATGGTAAGTGCTAGCTAAACATTTGCTAATTgaaagaatgtttttcttttcttttttgtactttCAGACAcgcaagaaacagaaggaagatgtggAAGGTGTAGGAACCAGTGATGGAGAAGGGGCCGCTGGGCTTAGCAGTGACCCCAAAAGCCGGGAACAAATGATTAATGATCGAATTGGTTATAAACCCCAACCTAAGCCCAGCAACCGCACATCTCAGTTTGGAAACTTCGAGTTTTAGAGATGAATTCTGCATGCCAGACCTCtggaatgaaataaaatgatgtcAGAAATACAGAACACATTTAGAGAATTAAGTGTGTACAACCAAGGATAAtgttttctgtctcctgcagagaGGAATAATGTCTGCATGAAATTACTGCTGTTCAACTTTTTTGATAAGCTAGAAGCCAAATTCTGGCTTGTTTCTGGAAAGTTGAACTGTGGAAAATTtacctgatttttgtttttaaaattaaatatatttttggaaaaatGTGAGACATCCCTAAAAGTAGTAGCAATGAAGTTCCCAGTTCTGAGAGGTAAACGCTGCCAGAGGTGATGTCAtcttccttgtctttacaaaaggaCCCCGAACCCGCAGTTGATCCTCTGAACTTTCACTTCACCTGTTTATTCAGTATTTGGTGACTGCTGACCATCCTGCAAGCAACAGAGATTCCAGATGAGTGtgttcatgcctataatctagcacttggaaggctgaggtagcAGTCTCATGAGTTGGAGGCTAGTCTGGGCAACAGAGTAAAATCTTGTCTCAGAATGtctaaaaccaaaccaagacaAAGACTCCTACCCTCATGGAGATTGGATtctaatgaacaaacaaaacgAGTCAGATTCATTTACAGAAAGACTTCATACAGCGAGGGAGACACGGACATTTCCAACAGCACGGGCCACTCTAATTCTTCCTTTGGGATGCCTCTGAGAATCTGTGCAGCAGGAACCCATCTGAACTCTAGATACTTTTGCACCATGCCCCATTATACCATAAAATTTAGGGACAGAAGAAGTACTGGCTGTGGAAGCCAGAACATCTGGAATCAAGTTTCAAAGAGACTCATTAGCTGGGTTTACCCAGGCTTCTGGATAGTTCCTGAGTGATATAAATAGGAAGGTAGAGATAAAAGGGAATTGTGTagcttcctcttcctgctccaaACTTCTTTTTACAAAACCTTTATTCCAGTTTTATTGTTGACCCCTAAGTCCTGTTAtcttactgttttaaaaaaacaataaaacccaagACACAGGCTATAGATTGGGGACTTATGTTATTGCAGCCTGCAAAGGCCTTATAGAAGGGCAAGGAGAAAAAGCGTCTGCCTGCATCAGTCAGTCCCTCTCTACTGCAACTCTCCAGTAGGACTTTCCACAGTTGTTTTTATGTTTCTGCATGTCTTGCCTTTTGTACTAATAGTTGGCATGGTCTGTGTAAGACAGTGCTGAGTGACTCATGCAGACACCCTTAACTCCTGAGAGGGAACCAGAGCTCATCCTTGGAGTGGTAGGTAGGAGATTTGAACCCTGGGCAGTCTGCTTTCCAAGCCCATGCTTCTAAATGGCCTTTACTATATTACTTTCTTAGTGTTCTTGTCTGAAAGCAGTGTGTGGGGAGAGAAGTTTCTATTTTCAGCTTTCCAAAAATCTCCATGTTTTCTTATTTAACAGAATGAGACAATTATTTTTCAGTAGACTAGGACTTACTACAATTGCTAATCTTTTTGGGAACAACTACATTATATATTTCAATTCTGTGTTCCTTAGGATCTGTTCATTTCCAGATTACCAGTACCCAGGAGGTTAGCCAGGTGCTTGTAATGATACTGACCTTACTCAGAAGAGCGACCTTTCATTTCCTATGTCTTCAGGGACAGAATAATCAATAGATAGTAAAAGCATAATATGGCTTAGATATGCCTGTCTTGTATGGGGTACCTTATCCAGAATGCTTTTAACTTAAAAGGTGTTATTACtcctttgtgtatgtgagtgcacacacaaagCATGCTAGGGATCGAACCCAGAGCCTTAGAAAGGCACACTAATCAAGCATTCAACCACGGAACTGTACCCATAGCCATTTGTTTTTACAACAGTCCATCTCACTGTGTTACAAGTCCAGTCCAGACACTGCTAAAGTTATGCCCATCTGCAGCcctctctatctccatctccaTGTCTGGTTCTGAGAGATCCCTGCTgctacagagacagacacattgtGGAGCATCTGTAAACACAATACCCAGGTGCTTGGATTCCACTTTGTTTCCCTAGGAGACTTACAGACCAGGTCTTCTGGTGGGGGCACATCTGCTACCTGTATGTTCCCCTCCTCCTCACTTCTATCTCCAGAGTGCTGCATTCCTTTGgaatcccctccctctccctgctaCCAAGAATTAGAGATAGCCTGACTGGAGCTGAGGCCTGAACTCTCAGACCTTGTCATGTTGCTGTCTGTATTTTCATGCTGTTAGTAACTCTTAATAAAATTCTTGCCCAAAAGGAAAATCGCCCTGTGTTCCCCTGTACCCCCAAACTGAAGACCGGCTATTTGGAAACTACTTTGGGTAGACAGATATGCATGGACTCACAAAATCAAGatgtttattttgttctcttgCACACAACACTTAAACCATTCCCGTTCCACCAATCCTGCTCTCTGGGAGCTCACAGTCTCTGAAACAGTCAACGTGAAATGTAGAGCCAGTGTTTAAGGCATTACGTCAAATGCAGACTTGTCATTTAGATGACCCTAAGGAAGTGGCTGGAAAGGGCAGGCTCAAGATTAAATGATACGATGTACGCCCTGCCTCACTTTCCTGATTCTAGTAAGGAACCTAGGCCCACAGTCTGAAAGAGAGTTTGGGACAACCTTACCATAGTAGTAAAACTCTGATGGATTGCTGAGGAGGTTCCACATGTGGGCAATGGGGTGTTGAGTGTTCTTCCATTTTGGATCTAACTCTGGAGAAAGGTAATCCTTTAACTAGCTTTATAGAAATTCTAATGGGGCGACTGCTTCTTGAAGCAAACTTAAGACCTCTACCTGGTTTGTAAATACCAACTTCTAATTGGTATAATTGTAACCACAGCATTGAATGTCTACTGCATCAGGAAACAGACTTTAAAAACTAAGCTGCCTGGgataaagacagaaagggaaaagtaGGCAGGTGCGAAAGAAATCCAGACACACAGGAGCTGGGCATTAAAGTTCAAGAgcatatgatttaagctttaccTCTTCCTGTACTAACCACACCCTCTAGAACCTAGTCTGGGATCTCAagtgcagggttttttttgtttttttggttttttttttttttggatttttcgagatagggtttctccgtagcttttggttcctatcctggaactagctcttgtagaccaggctggcctcgaaacttgaaatcacagagatccgccgacctctgcctcccgagtgctgggattaaaggcgtgcgccaccaccgcccggcttcaagtGCAGGTTTGTAGTAGACCGCTTCTAACCTGAATCTCCCCTGAAGAACCATGTCAGAGTGAGGTTTCTCTTGGTTTCAGACTCATAGCACCTTGTCCTAACTGGCCTTGGTTCTTCTCACCTTACTGATAAGGTCCTGTTTCTTATAGCATATGCTTTATTTTTAGGATTTTTGGGGTTAAACAAGGCTATATTTTAACCTGACTTATGCTAGAGAAGTGATCCATATCTGAGCTGCATCTCAGCCCCTGGAAGGTGTTTTATAGCAGCTCATCTGGAGATCTCTAGAAAGCACCAGGGTCACCACTAtgtggtttctgtcttgcccTGGGTTTATTATTCCTTGAACAACAGGCGATTTGCACTATAAAGTTGGGCTCTGTCAGTACCTGTCATTCACTGTGCAAGATTGAACTAAGAGAAAAGCAAAGCTCTAAAGTTAACTTCTTAGATTTTTTAGCGTTCATCCAGTAGGCTTATAACCCTTTCTTGGTTCAAAGCCACCAAAGTATATATTCCTTGTTCTCGATGTTTAATTGGCACCCATAGAAAGTACAAACTTCAGAATCACAATACTGGCCAACAAGACAGCAGGTTTGTTTCTTCTGCTCCGAGGCACAACTGGATCTAGCACCAAAAAGGGCAGGGTATAACAGACTAGCATAGGAAGAATCACTTTAAAGAGGTAGTTTGGGAACAAGCCTGCAGACTAATGATTGACAGAACATTCAGTGGGATTTACTGAGAAAAGGGGTTTTGGCCACTGTGATCTATGCAAGTGTGTTGTGAGCACACAGAAAGGACTAGAGactttgtatacatgtgtgcactctGGCTATAGTCCACACGAGTGTGTTGTGAGCACACAGAAAGGACTAGAGactttgtatacatgtgtgcactctGGCTATAGTCCACACGAGTGTGTTGTGAGCACACAGAAAGTGTATCTGGAGCTAAATAAAAGTTTGTGGAATGACTAAGTATTAGCCAGCAGCATTTAGGTGTGACACATGCCCAAGACACCACCTACCAACCAGCAGTTCAGATTCTCATGCTGGGTACCAGGTAGCCCCACCCTCTGTCCCTTCCAGGTACAACTTTGCTATTTTAATGCCAACTCAGGGTAATCCTCTAGATTGTCAGCAGAAATATCACCTAGAAACttagaaatgaaaatgtggtaGCACTAGGATTGAGGTCCACCAAGTATTGTCTTAACAAGAAGCCCTCTGGTGACTCTGAAACATTCTAAAGTTTGAAAATCATTTGTTTCGAGGAAAACACACAATAATAGGAAAAAATTACAAACTTTTGCTTTGTTCATTTGGGACAAACCAATGTCTGAGTCAAAGGAAAATGCCAATGGTTTTATTTAACAATCTCTATTTCTATAGTCTCAAATtgattgttctgtttttgttttgattggtaAGTTCATTTCTAATCAAAGTGTTACGTGGAAACACAAGTTGATGAGAGAGCAAGAATACCTACTCCACAAACTCGATGCCTGTAGTCCCTAACCACTCTCC
Protein-coding regions in this window:
- the Cdc26 gene encoding anaphase-promoting complex subunit CDC26 yields the protein MLRRKPTRLELKLDDIDEFESIRKDLETRKKQKEDVEGVGTSDGEGAAGLSSDPKSREQMINDRIGYKPQPKPSNRTSQFGNFEF